The proteins below come from a single Corylus avellana chromosome ca3, CavTom2PMs-1.0 genomic window:
- the LOC132173676 gene encoding ubiquitin carboxyl-terminal hydrolase 15, with translation MLEPRQADIPALFLVLVVLPLVAYILLGKWSEATKKRERISLLAQVAAEEALRAETMAVANAIPLIASSKIGHHACARCFAPATTRCSRCKSIRYCSGKCQIIHWRKAHKRECQQLETNSSSSSPKSLSVEESIHGRVLLNESMKSQFLGYNINQRDKAPTDDITYPSVSIGVSAAGDCSAVGTSQIPILERKTMDKWVSRKSHSEVLRREDKDVIDAYEETSKSSTTHSTSNFISSKEVLIRHKPSRNSDSVVSELETPRNPSVICSNVNIHGQAASSTMHGSDKYKSQHGTIVEPRNSCRFLKSSHRARNGTDAHEIGMEWDKYGGDLLEWENTTKVNTVNFSCSSEMTANNGSIKAKGGSHSLRTKISKLPKSAMQVSGEQCCSGIEKKGQISNPSSQSEVARKNDTVAAQEGNVDVKVGIKKMVGLRKSIKLTGQGAPVIPGKRHKKSKMLFPYEEFVEFFQCEVFDLSPRGLLNCGNSCYANAVLQCLTCTKPLIIYLLRRSHSRACCKKGRCLMCELEQHVMMLRESGGPLSPSRILFHIRSINCQIGDGSQEDAHEFLRLLIASMQSICLEGLGGETKVDPILQETTFIQHIFGGRLRSKVKCTICHHESERYENIMDLTLEIFGWVESLEDALTQFTTAEDLDGENMYRCARCATYVRARKQLGIHEAPNILTIVLKRFQEGRYGKINKWITFPDMLDMIPFMTGTGDMPPLYMLYAVVVHLDSLNASFSGHYVSYVKDLNGNWFRIDDTEVQPVPMSQVMSEGAYILFYTRSCPRPQRSYTDKAFQQQVPESARNCIAKASKPSRPVQSRPSSQYAGLEPSTDTRPDIASSSTNHTSIRSASRNVLPPMEVYDEPICMEFSDATSSDWSLFTSSDEASFTTESTRDSFSTVDYADTCNIDSISSIFNTLYAPEYSRYSASCRKFSSSRPHTGFLSEQKGHILNS, from the exons ATGCTTGAGCCAAGGCAAGCTGATATACCTGCATTGTTTCTTGTCTTGGTTGTGCTCCCTTTGGTTGCTTACATCTTACTTGGAAAATGGAGTGAGGctacaaagaagagagagaggataaGTTTGCTTGCTCAAGTGGCTGCTGAAGAAGCTCTTAGAGCAGAAACGATGGCTGTTGCTAATGCTATTCCTCTTATAGCTTCTTCAAAGATTGGACATCATGCATGTGCGAGGTGCTTTGCTCCAGCTACAACCCGATGCTCCAGATGCAAATCTATTAGATATTG TTCTGGAAAGTGTCAAATTATCCACTGGAGGAAAGCTCACAAGCGAGAGTGCCAGCAATTGGAAACTAACAGCTCTAGCTCTTCTCCTAAGAGTCTCTCAGTTGAAGAATCCATTCATGGGAGGGTTTTACTTAATGAGAGCATGAAGTCACAGTTCCTTGGTTACAATATTAATCAGAGGGATAAAGCTCCTACTGATGATATAACTTATCCTTCAGTAAGCATTGGTGTCTCTGCTGCTGGTGATTGTTCTGCAGTTGGTACCTCTCAAATCCCCATCCTGGAGAGAAAAACTATGGACAAGTGGGTTTCCCGTAAATCCCACAGCGAAGTGTTGAGAAGAGAGGATAAAGATGTAATTGACGCTTATGAAGAAACCTCCAAAAGTAGTACTACCCATTCAACTTCTAATTTTATCTCATCAAAGGAGGTCTTGATAAGGCATAAG CCGTCAAGAAACAGTGATTCTGTTGTGTCAGAATTAGAAACTCCAAGAAACCCCAGTGTCATTTGCTCTAATGTGAATATTCATGGACAAGCTGCTTCAAGTACAATGCATGGGAGTGATAAGTATAAAAGCCAACATGGGACTATAGTTGAACCAAGAAACAGTTGTAGATTCTTAAAGTCATCACATAGGGCAAGAAATGGAACAGATGCACATGAAATTGGGATGGAATGGGATAAGTACGGCGGAGATTTACTTGAATGGGAAAATACTACTAAGGTCAACACAGTAAATTTCAGCTGCTCTTCTGAAATGACCGCAAATAATGGAAGTATAAAAGCTAAAGGTGGGTCACATTCTCTCCGGACCAAGATTTCTAAATTGCCAAAATCAGCAATGCAAGTTTCTGGAGAGCAATGTTGCTCAGGGATAGAGAAGAAAGGACAAATTTCCAATCCATCAAGTCAGAGTG AAGTTGCTAGAAAGAATGATACTGTTGCTGCACAGGAAGGCAATGTGGATGTGAAGGTGGGAATCAAGAAGATGGTGGGTCTAAGAAAGTCCATAAAACTTACCGGACAAGGGGCCCCAGTAATTCCTGGCAAAAGacacaaaaaatcaaag ATGCTCTTTCCTTATGAAGAATTTGTAGAGTTCTTTCAGTGTGAAGTCTTTGACTTATCACCCAGGGGCCTTTTAAATTGCGGTAACAG TTGCTATGCTAATGCTGTCTTGCAGTGTTTAACCTGCACAAAGCCTCTCATAATCTATTTGCTTCGCAGATCACATTCAAGAGCAT GTTGCAAGAAAGGTAGGTGTCTCATGTGTGAACTAGAGCAACATGTGATGATGCTAAGAGAAAGTGGGGGCCCTCTGTCTCCTAGCAGAATACTTTTTCATATCCGAAGTATTAATTGCCAAATTGGTGATGGAAGTCAGGAAGATGCGCATGAATTTCTAAG GCTTCTTATTGCATCAATGCAATCTATATGCTTGGAGGGACTAGGTGGTGAGACAAAGGTTGATCCTATATTGCAAGAAACAACTTTCATACAACATATTTTTGGGGGGCGTCTTAGATCAAAG GTCAAGTGTACGATTTGTCATCATGAGTCAGAACGTTATGAAAACATTATGGATCTCACATTAGAGATATTTGGTTGGGTGGAGTCATTGGAGGATGCCTTGACTCAATTTACGACTGCAGAAGATTTGGATGGAGAGAACATGTACAGATGTGCAAG GTGTGCTACATACGTTCGAGCCAGGAAGCAATTGGGCATACATGAGGCTCCAAACATCCTAACAATTGTCTTGAAGAGATTTCAG GAGGGAAGATatgggaaaataaataaatggatcACTTTTCCTGACATGTTGGATATGATTCCATTTATGACTGGGACCGGAGACATGCCACCACTTTACATGCTCTATGCTGTTGTGGTGCATTTGGACTCACTGAATGCTTCTTTCTCTGGACATTATGTGTCATACGTGAAAGATTTGAATGGAAATTGGTTCAGAATAGATGACACTGAG GTTCAGCCAGTGCCAATGAGCCAAGTGATGTCTGAAGGAGCATATATCTTATTTTACACGAG GTCTTGCCCCCGCCCTCAAAGGTCATACACTGATAAAGCCTTCCAGCAGCAAGTTCCCGAGTCTGCAAGGAACTGCATTGCAAAAGCTTCGAAGCCTTCGAGGCCTGTACAAAGTAGACCCAGCAGCCAATATGCTGGTTTAGAGCCTTCAACAGATACAAGACCAGATATTGCTTCCAGTTCTACCAACCATACTTCTATCAGGAGTGCAAGCAGGAATGTCCTGCCACCCATGGAAGTATACGACGAGCCCATCTGCATGGAATTCTCTGATGCTACATCAAGTGATTGGTCCCTTTTTACAAGTTCAGATGAGGCTTCCTTCACAACTGAGAGTACTAGAGACTCTTTCAGTACTGTAGATTATGCTGATACATGCAATATAGATTCAATCTCATCAATCTTCAACACCTTATACGCTCCAGAATACTCCAGATATTCTGCTTCTTgtagaaaattttcaagtagTAGACCACATACTGGATTTCTTTCTGAGCAGAAGGGGCATATTTTGAACTCATAG
- the LOC132173677 gene encoding uncharacterized protein LOC132173677 has translation MPGFTMFKLSVLLLSLLSNSQLGEWPEASKSLGITPPSCTSIECPSYDVVHLGNGYEIRRYNSTVWASTSPIQDISLVEATRTGFLQLFDYIQGKNDYGEQIEMTAPVISEVSPSDGPLCESSFVVSFYVPKLNQADPPPAKGLAVQRWKPTYAAVREFGGFVADSDVGVEAAALQASLAGTVWSAAIEKSRGADNKSTYTVAQYNSPFEFDSRVNEIWMLFNIKDE, from the exons ATGCCTGGTTTCACCATGTTCAAGCTTTCAGTACTTCTCCTGAGCCTCCTCTCAAACTCACAGCTGGGTGAGTGGCCAGAAGCCAGTAAAAGCTTGGGGATAACTCCACCATCATGCACCAGCATCGAGTGCCCCAGCTATGACGTGGTTCACCTTGGCAACGGCTATGAAATTCGCCGCTACAATTCCACAGTGTGGGCGTCAACCTCCCCCATTCAGGATATTTCTCTCGTTGAAGCTACCAGAACTGGCTTCTTGCA GTTATTTGACTATATTCAAGGAAAGAACGATTATGGAGAACAGATTGAGATGACTGCCCCGGTGATCAGTGAAGTCTCACCAAGTGACGGACCTTTATGTGAATCCTCATTTGTGGTCAGCTTTTACGTACCAAAACTAAACCAAGCAGACCCACCTCCGGCGAAGGGACTTGCTGTCCAAAGATGGAAACCCACATATGCAGCAGTGAGAGAATTCGGTGGATTTGTGGCCGACTCTGATGTCGGAGTGGAAGCTGCTGCCTTGCAAGCCAGCCTTGCTGGCACCGTTTGGTCTGCCGCCATCGAGAAAAGCCGTGGAGCTGACAACAAATCAACCTACACTGTCGCGCAGTACAATTCTCCGTTTGAATTCGACAGCAGGGTGAATGAAATATGGATGCTGTTTAACATCAAAGATGAATGA